A region from the Hydrogenimonas sp. genome encodes:
- a CDS encoding MoeB/thiF family protein: MRYERCRMLMGDDFEKLRSAKVLLLGVGGVGSFCLDCLFRSGVEDVTIVDFDRYDVTNQNRQIGSEKVGAVKVSRLAELYPTVTPIEARIDTEWVESFDFSPYNLVLDAIDDIRAKIAIAHKTWPKLISATGGARKLDPTKIEIASIWKTHGDPFARKIRYELKKSGFKGDYPALFSPETPKCTQKGSFVGVTGSFGLAMCSAAVRKILES; the protein is encoded by the coding sequence ATGAGGTACGAACGCTGCCGTATGTTGATGGGGGATGATTTCGAAAAGCTCAGAAGCGCGAAGGTGCTGCTTCTGGGTGTCGGAGGAGTAGGCAGCTTCTGTCTCGACTGCCTCTTCAGAAGCGGTGTCGAAGATGTGACCATAGTCGACTTCGACAGATACGACGTAACGAACCAGAACCGGCAGATCGGAAGCGAAAAGGTGGGTGCCGTAAAGGTGAGCAGACTGGCGGAGCTCTACCCGACGGTAACCCCGATAGAGGCCAGGATAGATACCGAATGGGTGGAGAGTTTCGACTTTTCGCCATACAACCTGGTACTCGACGCCATCGACGACATACGCGCCAAAATCGCAATCGCACACAAAACGTGGCCGAAGCTCATAAGCGCTACAGGCGGGGCCAGAAAGCTGGACCCCACCAAAATAGAGATCGCCTCCATATGGAAAACCCACGGAGACCCCTTTGCCAGAAAAATCCGCTATGAACTCAAAAAGAGCGGCTTCAAGGGGGACTACCCGGCACTTTTCAGTCCGGAAACCCCGAAGTGCACACAAAAAGGGAGTTTTGTCGGAGTAACCGGATCTTTCGGTCTGGCAATGTGCTCGGCCGCCGTCAGAAAGATTCTGGAGTCGTAG
- a CDS encoding 5-nucleotidase SurE codes for MKRILITNDDGFESEGLHALVEALRPLGHVTVVAPTLEKSACGHSLTLTRPLRFVELDDDFFKLDDGTPTDCVYLSKYALFDEDRQPDLVVSGINKGANMGEDITYSGTAAAAMEAVLQGIPGIAISQVCRSRCQSIDELGFELAKEAAYKICKKVLEEGFPLGERRFLNINVPPVKPEECQGYKITKAGFRLYGNDAHMHRNPRGEEYYWLGLHPLEWIPDENRLCDFEAIKADYVSITPVQLDLTSHEDIPRLEKWL; via the coding sequence ATGAAAAGAATACTGATTACAAACGACGACGGTTTCGAATCTGAAGGACTCCACGCGCTGGTAGAGGCGCTCAGGCCTCTAGGCCACGTGACCGTAGTGGCGCCGACACTGGAAAAGTCGGCCTGCGGCCACAGTCTTACATTGACGCGACCGCTACGTTTCGTGGAGCTAGACGACGACTTTTTCAAACTCGACGACGGAACCCCGACCGACTGCGTCTACCTGAGCAAATATGCCCTTTTCGACGAGGATCGCCAGCCCGATCTGGTCGTAAGCGGCATCAACAAAGGGGCCAACATGGGTGAAGACATCACCTACAGCGGAACGGCCGCGGCAGCTATGGAAGCGGTGCTGCAGGGGATTCCCGGCATCGCCATAAGCCAGGTCTGCAGAAGCCGCTGCCAGAGCATCGATGAGCTCGGCTTCGAACTTGCCAAAGAGGCTGCCTACAAAATATGCAAAAAGGTTCTCGAAGAGGGTTTTCCGCTCGGCGAACGCCGCTTTCTGAATATAAACGTACCTCCCGTAAAGCCCGAAGAGTGCCAAGGGTACAAAATCACCAAGGCGGGCTTCCGCCTCTACGGAAACGATGCACATATGCACCGCAATCCGAGAGGGGAGGAGTACTACTGGCTGGGGCTCCACCCGCTCGAGTGGATTCCAGATGAAAACCGGCTCTGTGACTTCGAAGCGATCAAAGCCGACTACGTCTCCATTACCCCTGTCCAACTCGACCTGACAAGCCATGAAGATATACCGCGACTGGAGAAGTGGCTATGA
- a CDS encoding lipid-A-disaccharide synthase produces MKLLVSALEPSANLHLKYLLEKLEGVEISGIFDRQLGEPLYGMDEFSVMGVVDVLSKYFKGKEAVAEMASLARECDKVLLIDAPAFNIPLAKEIKKRYPNKEVIYYILPKVWAWKRKRAALVDRYCDRLASIFPFESKFYERAEYVGNPLLDEIETGRKPDPDRETIAFLPGSRRGEITRLMPVFKETAAGLEGRRKLLVIPSFVDEKKIAEWYGDISGFEVVNDTHEAVAQSHFAFVCSGTATLETALIGTPFVLVYKARPLDYAIGRFFVKLPHVGLANIIMDFEGRSVVHPEIFQEDVNPRNLLNLYGSVDRDLFERKSRELREILKHGSASAVAKMIQ; encoded by the coding sequence GTGAAGCTGCTTGTAAGCGCACTGGAGCCGTCGGCCAACCTCCACCTGAAGTATCTGCTCGAAAAGCTAGAAGGTGTCGAGATATCCGGAATATTCGACCGTCAGCTGGGAGAGCCTCTCTACGGGATGGATGAGTTTTCGGTTATGGGTGTCGTGGATGTCCTTTCCAAATATTTCAAAGGGAAAGAGGCGGTTGCGGAGATGGCCTCTTTGGCCAGAGAGTGCGACAAAGTGCTTCTCATAGATGCTCCCGCTTTCAATATTCCGCTGGCGAAAGAGATAAAGAAGAGATATCCCAATAAGGAGGTCATCTACTACATATTGCCGAAGGTGTGGGCATGGAAACGTAAAAGAGCCGCCCTGGTGGATCGTTACTGCGACCGTCTCGCCTCCATCTTCCCGTTCGAGTCGAAGTTTTACGAAAGGGCCGAGTATGTGGGCAACCCGCTGCTCGATGAGATAGAAACGGGGCGGAAGCCGGACCCCGATAGAGAGACCATAGCCTTTCTGCCCGGAAGCAGAAGGGGCGAGATCACCCGCCTGATGCCTGTTTTCAAGGAGACAGCGGCCGGGCTTGAGGGGCGTAGAAAACTGCTTGTCATTCCATCTTTCGTAGATGAGAAGAAGATAGCGGAGTGGTACGGCGATATAAGCGGTTTCGAGGTGGTGAACGATACGCACGAAGCGGTTGCGCAGAGCCACTTCGCCTTTGTGTGCAGCGGTACGGCGACGCTGGAGACCGCACTTATAGGCACCCCTTTCGTGCTGGTATACAAAGCCCGTCCGCTCGACTACGCCATAGGGCGTTTTTTCGTCAAACTCCCCCATGTGGGTCTTGCAAATATCATAATGGATTTCGAGGGGCGATCTGTCGTGCATCCGGAGATTTTTCAGGAGGATGTGAACCCGCGGAATCTTCTGAACCTGTACGGAAGCGTCGATCGTGACCTGTTTGAGAGAAAAAGTCGTGAACTGCGGGAGATTTTGAAGCACGGCAGCGCTTCCGCGGTCGCAAAGATGATACAATAA
- a CDS encoding transcription elongation factor GreA, producing the protein MQKEPMTEYGFKKLSEELEYLKSQARPAVAKEIEKARELGDLKENAEYHAAKEKQGMMEARIAELEDILGRAQVVDPSKLEHKRVSFGSTVTLIDLDTDEEVTYTIVGASEANPDKGLISYHSPLSRQLIGKEPGDEVRMKLPGGEKEYEIEQVCYKEICFGA; encoded by the coding sequence ATGCAGAAAGAGCCGATGACCGAATACGGTTTCAAGAAACTGAGCGAAGAGCTGGAGTACCTGAAGTCGCAGGCGCGGCCGGCGGTCGCCAAAGAGATAGAAAAAGCACGTGAACTGGGCGATCTGAAGGAGAATGCGGAGTACCATGCCGCAAAAGAGAAGCAGGGGATGATGGAGGCCAGAATAGCCGAGTTGGAAGATATTCTCGGTCGTGCGCAGGTTGTAGACCCTTCCAAGCTTGAGCACAAGCGTGTCAGCTTCGGTTCCACGGTTACGCTGATCGATCTAGATACCGACGAAGAGGTTACATATACGATAGTCGGTGCAAGCGAAGCGAACCCGGACAAGGGGCTGATCTCCTACCACTCTCCGCTTTCGCGCCAGCTTATCGGCAAGGAGCCCGGGGACGAGGTGCGCATGAAGCTTCCCGGCGGCGAAAAAGAGTATGAGATAGAGCAGGTCTGCTACAAAGAGATCTGTTTCGGGGCTTGA
- a CDS encoding N-acetyl-gamma-glutamyl-phosphate reductase: MKMTPVAVIGASGYTGLELIKILLQHPEFELVYVAASEGGLSTDAMHPALAKVFSVPVEKADAAEVAKRAELAFLALPHKTAMGFASELLERGVKVVDLSADYRLKQETYEEYYCPHEDEKNLPESVYGLPEFYREKIKRSRLVANPGCYPTASLLGLLPFIPHIKEGSPLYIDAKSGVSGAGKKLSASTHYVNINENIFAYNPITHRHAPEIAEKIDDLFVTQVDVNFVPHLIPVTRGMLCSVYMQVENKIDPVEVLNDIYKDEPFVRVRTEPVDIKSVAGTNFCDIFAVRNGNSLFISSAIDNLLRGASSQAVVNANIVCGFDEGMGIPRFAYVP; the protein is encoded by the coding sequence TTGAAGATGACTCCCGTTGCCGTGATCGGTGCCAGCGGATATACCGGGCTGGAGCTCATAAAGATTCTTCTGCAGCATCCGGAATTCGAACTTGTCTACGTGGCTGCAAGCGAAGGCGGGCTCTCTACCGATGCGATGCATCCGGCACTGGCAAAGGTTTTTTCCGTTCCGGTGGAGAAAGCGGATGCCGCAGAAGTCGCGAAGAGGGCGGAGCTCGCTTTTCTCGCGCTGCCGCACAAAACCGCTATGGGATTCGCGTCCGAGCTTCTTGAGCGCGGGGTGAAGGTGGTCGATCTTTCGGCCGACTACCGCCTGAAGCAGGAGACCTACGAAGAGTACTACTGTCCGCACGAGGATGAGAAGAACCTTCCGGAATCGGTCTACGGCCTTCCGGAGTTTTACCGAGAAAAGATAAAGAGGAGCCGTCTTGTAGCCAACCCGGGGTGCTATCCGACCGCTTCGCTGCTGGGGCTTCTGCCTTTTATCCCCCACATCAAAGAGGGATCGCCTCTGTATATAGACGCAAAAAGCGGCGTCAGCGGCGCCGGCAAGAAGCTTTCGGCCTCTACGCACTATGTAAACATAAACGAGAATATATTCGCCTACAACCCGATCACTCACCGCCACGCTCCGGAGATAGCCGAAAAGATAGACGACCTCTTCGTTACGCAGGTGGATGTGAACTTCGTTCCCCACCTGATTCCGGTTACGAGGGGAATGCTCTGCAGCGTATATATGCAGGTCGAAAACAAGATAGACCCGGTTGAGGTTCTGAACGATATATATAAAGATGAGCCTTTTGTGCGTGTAAGAACCGAGCCGGTCGACATAAAGTCGGTGGCCGGCACAAACTTCTGCGACATATTCGCAGTAAGAAACGGAAACTCCCTCTTTATCTCCTCGGCCATTGACAATCTGTTGAGGGGTGCCAGTTCGCAGGCCGTGGTGAATGCGAATATAGTCTGCGGTTTCGATGAGGGGATGGGGATACCCAGATTTGCTTATGTACCTTAG
- a CDS encoding chemotaxis protein CheV — MGSKGDILQVGSNELELVDFRIFKEENGKVYEGIYGINVSKVREIIKYPKLTELPGVPDFIEGIFDLRGVVIPVVDLAKWMGISPPQNQEIHPRVIIAEFNNILIGFVVHEAKRIRRINWGDIEPATFTSGDGVLDKSKITGVTRIENDEVLLILDLESVVEELGFYQPDVDAEVTVDKFTGMAMVLDDSLTARKIVKEALQKMGFAVVEAKDGQEALEKLEELYEHYGPRLTDEMKIIVSDVEMPRMDGFHFAARAKEDPRFEEIPIVFNSSISDHFSEERGRDAGGEGYMVKFDANVFYSEISKIVRSHIKTAS; from the coding sequence ATGGGATCAAAAGGCGACATACTGCAAGTCGGCTCCAATGAGCTGGAACTGGTGGATTTCCGTATCTTCAAAGAGGAGAACGGCAAGGTCTACGAAGGTATCTACGGTATTAACGTCTCCAAGGTAAGAGAGATCATCAAATATCCGAAACTTACCGAACTTCCGGGCGTACCGGATTTCATAGAGGGCATATTCGACCTCAGGGGTGTTGTAATACCGGTGGTCGATCTCGCCAAATGGATGGGTATATCTCCCCCGCAGAACCAGGAGATTCATCCACGTGTAATCATCGCAGAGTTCAACAATATTCTCATAGGTTTCGTCGTTCATGAAGCGAAGAGGATACGCCGCATAAACTGGGGCGATATAGAGCCGGCTACGTTTACATCCGGAGACGGTGTTCTGGACAAGAGCAAGATTACCGGTGTGACCAGAATCGAGAACGACGAGGTGCTTCTCATTCTCGATCTCGAAAGTGTAGTCGAAGAGCTGGGATTCTACCAACCGGATGTGGATGCTGAGGTGACGGTAGACAAATTCACGGGAATGGCTATGGTTCTGGACGACAGCCTTACAGCCAGGAAGATAGTGAAAGAGGCCCTCCAGAAGATGGGTTTTGCGGTAGTCGAGGCGAAAGACGGCCAGGAGGCACTGGAGAAACTCGAAGAGCTCTATGAGCACTATGGACCAAGGCTGACGGATGAGATGAAGATCATAGTTTCAGATGTGGAGATGCCTAGAATGGACGGATTCCACTTCGCGGCCAGGGCCAAGGAGGACCCACGTTTCGAAGAGATTCCTATCGTCTTCAACTCCTCGATCAGCGACCACTTCAGCGAGGAGCGCGGCAGAGATGCCGGCGGTGAGGGATACATGGTCAAGTTCGACGCAAACGTCTTTTACTCGGAGATTTCCAAGATTGTGCGCTCGCATATCAAGACGGCTTCATAA
- a CDS encoding signal transduction histidine kinase CheA, with amino-acid sequence MDEFQEILEDFLIEAFEMIEQLDNDLIELENSPDDLDLLNRIFRVAHTIKGSSSFLNFDVLTHLTHHMEDVLNKARRGELRITPEVMDVVLESTDKMKGLLEHIRETGSDEGAIDVAPTVKRLEAILNGGQIEEETPAAAEPEPEPEPQPEQKDISEMSEEEVEAEIERLLAERQEEDRKRREAKRAAEAAGEEPPSSEEKDLSEMSEEEVEAEIERLLAERQEEDRKRREAKKRAQKESGESPEPKREEQPKQAAAPRKKEESKPAQKERKTTVEQTIRVDVKRLDDLMNLIGELVLGKNRLLKIYDDVEERYEGEQFLEELNQVVSSVSLVTTDLQIAVMKTRMLPIGKVFNKFPRMVRDLSRELHKEIELVISGEETELDKSIVEEIGDPLVHIIRNSCDHGIERPEERVAKGKPPKGTVELKAYNEGNHIIIEIVDDGKGLDPEMLKMKAVEKGLISEKEADQMSDKEAYMLIFKPGFSTAAQVTNVSGRGVGMDVVRSNIEKLNGIIEIDSEVGKGTTLKLKIPLTLAIIQSLLVSVQEEYYAIPLASVLETVRITPDEIQSVEGRSVLRLRDEVLSLVHLVDLFDVERVFSMGEHAYVVIIGIAETKIGLIVDSLIGQEEVVIKSLGEYLKGIEGIAGATIRGDGRVTLIVDVGALMDLAKNVKSSMQNLEDSIVKSEKSSPADYNVLVIDDSKTDRTIMKKALEPLGVSITEATNGVEALNLMKDGSKSFDAALVDIEMPRMDGYTLAAEIRKFNKFKSIPLIAVTSRTSRSDRMRGVEVGMTEYITKPYTPEYLMNVVARNINLNVEQTS; translated from the coding sequence ATGGATGAATTTCAGGAGATTTTGGAAGACTTTTTGATTGAGGCGTTCGAGATGATCGAACAGCTCGATAACGATCTTATCGAGCTCGAAAACAGCCCGGACGATCTCGATCTGTTGAACCGTATATTTCGTGTCGCCCATACCATCAAGGGCTCCAGTTCGTTTCTCAATTTCGATGTTCTGACGCATCTTACCCACCATATGGAGGATGTGCTCAACAAGGCGAGGAGGGGCGAGTTGAGAATTACCCCCGAAGTCATGGATGTGGTTTTGGAGTCTACCGACAAGATGAAGGGGCTCCTGGAACATATCAGGGAGACGGGCAGTGATGAGGGGGCGATAGATGTGGCTCCTACCGTAAAACGTCTGGAAGCGATTCTAAACGGAGGCCAGATAGAGGAGGAGACTCCAGCCGCCGCAGAGCCTGAACCTGAGCCTGAGCCGCAGCCCGAGCAGAAGGATATATCCGAGATGAGCGAAGAGGAGGTGGAGGCCGAGATAGAGCGTCTGCTTGCCGAGCGTCAGGAGGAGGACCGAAAGCGCAGGGAGGCGAAAAGAGCGGCCGAAGCTGCCGGTGAAGAGCCGCCGTCTAGCGAAGAGAAGGATCTTTCCGAGATGAGCGAGGAGGAGGTGGAGGCCGAGATAGAGCGTCTGCTTGCCGAGAGACAGGAGGAGGACCGAAAGCGCAGGGAGGCGAAAAAGAGGGCCCAAAAGGAGAGTGGGGAGAGTCCGGAGCCGAAAAGAGAGGAGCAGCCGAAGCAGGCTGCCGCACCTCGGAAGAAGGAGGAGTCGAAACCGGCTCAGAAAGAGCGGAAAACCACCGTGGAGCAGACGATCCGTGTGGATGTGAAGCGGCTTGACGACCTGATGAACCTTATAGGTGAACTCGTGCTGGGCAAAAACAGGCTGCTGAAAATCTATGACGATGTAGAGGAGCGTTACGAGGGCGAGCAGTTTCTCGAAGAGCTAAACCAGGTTGTCTCTTCGGTTTCGCTCGTTACCACGGATCTGCAGATAGCGGTAATGAAGACTAGAATGCTTCCTATAGGTAAGGTCTTCAACAAGTTCCCGAGAATGGTACGTGACCTTTCAAGAGAGCTTCACAAGGAGATAGAGCTTGTCATAAGCGGTGAAGAGACGGAACTTGACAAATCTATCGTCGAGGAGATAGGCGATCCGCTCGTGCATATCATCAGAAACTCCTGCGACCACGGCATAGAGCGTCCGGAGGAGAGGGTCGCCAAAGGGAAGCCGCCCAAGGGGACGGTAGAGCTGAAGGCCTACAACGAGGGGAACCATATCATCATCGAGATCGTCGACGACGGTAAAGGGCTCGATCCGGAGATGTTGAAGATGAAGGCTGTGGAGAAGGGTCTCATAAGTGAGAAAGAGGCCGATCAGATGAGCGACAAAGAGGCATATATGCTTATCTTCAAACCGGGCTTCTCCACAGCGGCGCAGGTGACAAACGTATCGGGACGAGGTGTCGGTATGGATGTCGTAAGAAGCAATATAGAGAAGTTAAACGGTATCATCGAGATCGACTCCGAGGTTGGTAAGGGAACGACGCTGAAGCTCAAGATTCCTTTGACCCTGGCTATCATACAGTCGCTGCTTGTGAGTGTGCAGGAGGAGTACTATGCGATTCCTTTGGCATCGGTACTCGAAACAGTAAGAATCACCCCCGACGAGATTCAGAGTGTAGAGGGGCGCAGCGTTCTGAGGCTGCGTGACGAAGTGCTCTCCCTTGTACACCTGGTTGATCTTTTCGATGTAGAGAGAGTCTTCAGCATGGGTGAGCACGCATATGTGGTCATTATAGGAATCGCCGAGACCAAGATCGGCCTTATTGTCGATTCGCTGATCGGGCAGGAAGAGGTCGTTATCAAATCTCTGGGAGAGTATCTAAAAGGCATAGAGGGTATTGCAGGTGCCACTATCAGGGGAGACGGAAGGGTGACTCTCATTGTCGATGTAGGCGCCCTTATGGATCTGGCGAAAAATGTCAAGAGTTCCATGCAGAATCTTGAAGACAGCATTGTAAAGAGCGAGAAGAGCTCTCCCGCAGATTACAATGTCCTTGTCATAGATGACAGCAAAACGGATAGAACCATAATGAAAAAAGCTCTGGAGCCTCTTGGTGTAAGCATAACTGAGGCGACAAACGGGGTGGAGGCTCTAAATCTCATGAAAGATGGCAGCAAGAGCTTCGATGCAGCCCTCGTCGATATAGAGATGCCGCGTATGGACGGCTATACACTCGCCGCGGAGATCAGAAAGTTCAACAAGTTCAAATCGATCCCCCTTATCGCCGTAACCAGCCGTACAAGCAGGAGCGACAGGATGCGCGGAGTCGAAGTGGGTATGACAGAATATATAACCAAACCGTACACTCCGGAGTATCTTATGAACGTAGTGGCAAGAAATATAAATCTGAATGTGGAGCAGACATCATGA
- a CDS encoding positive regulator of CheA protein activity, whose translation MSNQLEKVLQKQQQQQKAPDEGEIENVIQLVGFMVGEEEFAVPILGIQEIIKPIEYTRVPKTPPYVLGVFNLRGSVLPLIDLRMKFGLSKSKENEDTRYMVIKHNDEVAGFVIDRLTQATRIKESAIDPAPETLNDEQNLIYGVGKQKEKLISILNVEALLKRDF comes from the coding sequence ATGAGCAATCAACTGGAGAAGGTTCTGCAAAAACAGCAGCAACAGCAGAAAGCGCCTGATGAGGGTGAAATAGAAAATGTGATCCAACTTGTCGGCTTTATGGTCGGAGAGGAGGAGTTTGCCGTACCGATTCTGGGAATTCAGGAGATTATAAAGCCGATAGAGTATACCAGAGTGCCCAAAACACCGCCGTATGTTCTCGGAGTTTTCAATCTCAGAGGCAGTGTGCTTCCTCTTATCGATCTGCGTATGAAGTTCGGTCTATCCAAATCTAAAGAGAATGAAGATACCCGCTATATGGTGATAAAACACAACGATGAGGTAGCCGGTTTCGTCATAGACCGCCTGACACAGGCTACCAGGATAAAGGAGAGTGCTATCGATCCCGCTCCGGAGACTCTCAACGACGAGCAGAATCTTATCTACGGAGTGGGTAAGCAGAAGGAGAAGCTGATCTCTATTCTAAATGTCGAGGCCCTTTTGAAGCGCGACTTTTAG
- a CDS encoding 5,10-methylenetetrahydrofolate reductase produces MFEQLIEKLQDPKAEYITLETTPRHDASFTPVIDTIEKLGIAEYVDGFSTTDNPLAKLKFNSIIAAMQLQERFKKPVLATMSMRDRNKIALQSDLLGANSIDVRAVLALTGDPAKISDQPASKGVFEADSTMLLDIIKCFNAGIDYAGREFGIKPRPIYPFAVSNAFAKNPKTLLKKFTKKLEHGALGIITQPVFDTENALKLLELFEEAKDLSGNGKGVLILGLFPVTKLRTAQFLASHVPGIDVPKKWIDELYEAHRKGEEEEEKRGLALSSAIFESVREIHPKIHLMTANRFTLAKKLLRSRS; encoded by the coding sequence ATGTTCGAACAATTAATAGAGAAACTTCAAGACCCCAAAGCGGAGTATATAACGCTGGAAACCACTCCGAGGCACGACGCCTCATTCACCCCGGTCATCGACACCATAGAAAAACTGGGTATAGCGGAGTATGTAGACGGTTTCAGCACAACCGACAATCCGCTTGCGAAACTCAAATTCAACTCCATAATAGCGGCCATGCAGCTTCAGGAGCGGTTCAAAAAACCGGTGCTGGCCACCATGAGCATGAGAGACAGGAACAAGATAGCCCTTCAGTCCGACCTGCTGGGTGCAAACTCGATAGATGTAAGGGCCGTACTGGCTCTCACGGGAGACCCGGCCAAGATAAGCGACCAGCCAGCCTCAAAAGGTGTGTTCGAAGCCGACAGTACGATGCTTCTGGATATCATCAAATGCTTCAATGCCGGCATCGACTATGCAGGGCGTGAATTCGGCATCAAACCCCGCCCGATATACCCTTTCGCCGTCAGCAACGCCTTTGCGAAAAATCCAAAAACACTTCTGAAGAAATTTACGAAAAAACTTGAACACGGAGCGTTGGGCATAATCACCCAGCCGGTTTTCGATACCGAGAACGCCCTGAAACTGCTGGAGCTTTTCGAGGAGGCCAAAGATCTTAGCGGAAACGGAAAAGGGGTGCTGATTCTGGGACTCTTCCCCGTCACGAAACTCCGCACCGCCCAGTTCCTGGCATCGCACGTGCCGGGAATAGACGTCCCGAAAAAATGGATTGACGAACTCTACGAAGCACACAGAAAAGGGGAGGAAGAGGAGGAGAAGAGAGGGCTGGCCCTGAGCAGTGCTATTTTCGAATCGGTCAGAGAGATTCATCCGAAAATCCATCTGATGACTGCGAACCGCTTCACGCTGGCGAAAAAGCTGCTGCGCTCCCGCTCCTAA
- a CDS encoding phosphoserine phosphatase, producing the protein MKLAVFDFDSTLMDGETIDFLAEPLGLKEKVAVITERAMRGELDFFESLTTRVQLLEGLEAEKVDEICRNLPYMPGAKEAISGLKSIGYRVVVFSGGFRNATSYAKEILGFDADFSNVLHTRDGRLTGLVGGDMMFDFSKGDMLVRLQNLLGVTPGDTVVVGDGANDRSMFAHAETKVAFCAKEILKKEANVVIETKDLTQILPHVS; encoded by the coding sequence ATGAAACTTGCGGTATTCGATTTCGACTCCACGCTGATGGACGGTGAGACGATCGACTTTCTCGCCGAACCGTTGGGACTGAAGGAGAAGGTGGCGGTGATAACGGAGCGCGCCATGCGCGGCGAGCTCGACTTTTTCGAGAGTCTTACGACAAGAGTACAGCTTCTCGAGGGGCTGGAGGCGGAGAAGGTGGATGAGATCTGTCGCAATCTGCCCTACATGCCCGGTGCGAAAGAGGCGATAAGCGGACTCAAGAGTATTGGTTACCGCGTCGTCGTCTTCAGCGGAGGCTTCAGAAATGCCACTTCATATGCCAAGGAGATATTGGGGTTCGATGCCGACTTTTCAAATGTTCTGCACACCAGGGACGGCCGGCTGACAGGCCTTGTAGGCGGAGATATGATGTTCGACTTCTCCAAAGGAGATATGCTTGTCAGGCTGCAGAATCTTCTCGGGGTGACTCCGGGGGATACGGTCGTTGTCGGTGACGGCGCGAATGACCGAAGTATGTTCGCCCATGCCGAAACGAAGGTAGCCTTCTGCGCCAAGGAGATTTTGAAAAAAGAGGCCAATGTCGTCATAGAGACGAAAGATCTCACCCAGATTCTGCCGCATGTCTCTTAG